In Gossypium hirsutum isolate 1008001.06 chromosome D06, Gossypium_hirsutum_v2.1, whole genome shotgun sequence, one genomic interval encodes:
- the LOC107887495 gene encoding uncharacterized protein: MAMPRYRPLHLCLLILVIYTTPSIGLLNGTELLKAACNQTSDYAFCHATLTADPNAGGPQALAGDLANAALRLAQTKATHAQSLIPVLLQNATTSLDHNRLQMCQSSNNKAISQLSAANNDFNSDSLDTMVEEINTAARATNDCLNEIQDKGTHFSLLATINADLIKLYEICIVSTRYFTVEDLY; this comes from the coding sequence ATGGCAATGCCAAGATATCGTCCCCTTCATCTCTGTCTACTCATCTTGGTCATCTACACCACTCCTTCCATAGGACTCCTCAATGGCACCGAGCTCCTCAAGGCGGCCTGCAACCAAACGTCCGACTACGCATTCTGCCATGCTACTTTAACTGCCGACCCCAACGCAGGTGGCCCACAAGCCCTTGCCGGCGACCTTGCTAATGCTGCTTTACGTTTAGCTCAAACCAAGGCCACCCACGCGCAATCCCTCATACCTGTCCTCCTTCAAAATGCCACCACCTCTTTGGACCACAACCGTCTCCAAATGTGCCAAAGTAGCAACAACAAGGCCATTTCTCAGCTCTCAGCGGCTAACAATGACTTCAACTCCGACTCACTCGACACCATGGTGGAAGAGATAAACACTGCTGCTCGGGCTACTAATGACTGCTTGAATGAGATCCAAGACAAAGGCACCCACTTTTCACTTCTGGCAACCATCAATGCAGATTTGATTAAACTCTATGAAATCTGTATTGTATCCACTAGATATTTTACTGTTGAAGATTTGTACTAG